A window from Kovacikia minuta CCNUW1 encodes these proteins:
- a CDS encoding GNAT family N-acetyltransferase has translation MVDTSPELPEGFRIRRLQLTDRDRLRLYMMPNDPRYVLAAVPIKAMIILYKIGHGTALALIPGIVLYFVIVVTVVISGLPINWLWIGISCFTLLGICIRFAFTLREDWLQFCWVVEQQERFVAYGVLRPYSGYSVLEWLQVHPKWARRGIGSTLVKTMLDQSPKPVYVDSAVRAMKFYTRLGFHKIHFKELSPDAQKHFSLRGIATLLVYEEIHD, from the coding sequence ATGGTTGATACTTCTCCTGAGTTACCTGAAGGCTTTAGAATCCGCCGATTGCAGTTGACAGATCGCGATCGCTTACGTCTCTACATGATGCCTAATGATCCTCGCTATGTATTGGCTGCTGTACCCATTAAAGCAATGATCATTCTCTACAAAATTGGGCACGGCACTGCTCTTGCGCTCATTCCTGGCATTGTACTTTATTTCGTAATAGTGGTTACGGTAGTCATTAGCGGTTTACCGATTAATTGGTTGTGGATCGGAATAAGTTGCTTCACCCTATTGGGGATTTGTATAAGGTTTGCCTTTACGCTTCGTGAGGATTGGCTTCAGTTTTGCTGGGTTGTGGAGCAACAAGAACGGTTTGTTGCCTACGGTGTATTACGCCCATACAGTGGTTACTCAGTACTAGAATGGCTTCAGGTACATCCTAAATGGGCGCGTAGAGGGATCGGTTCAACATTGGTTAAAACAATGCTTGATCAATCTCCTAAGCCTGTCTATGTTGACAGTGCTGTTCGCGCCATGAAATTTTATACTCGCCTGGGTTTCCACAAAATTCACTTCAAAGAATTGTCGCCTGATGCCCAAAAACATTTCAGCTTAAGAGGAATTGCAACTTTACTGGTTTATGAAGAAATTCATGATTAG
- a CDS encoding transposase, with product MKGRKRTGVVDVLGLILKCHVGSAHQADVKAAPWVLFGVLERYGRLAKILADQGYQGDLEVDIEAVYGVVFEGVKQEGKGFSVQPQRWIVERTWAWLENGRALTRDYERLPENHEGMVYIAMIRLMLRRLENNRRRGKQKTA from the coding sequence GTGAAAGGACGCAAGCGAACGGGGGTTGTCGATGTGCTTGGTTTAATCCTCAAGTGTCACGTGGGATCTGCCCATCAAGCCGATGTCAAAGCTGCCCCTTGGGTGTTGTTTGGGGTCTTGGAGCGCTATGGGCGCTTGGCAAAGATCTTGGCAGACCAGGGCTATCAAGGGGATTTAGAGGTTGATATTGAAGCGGTGTATGGCGTGGTGTTTGAGGGGGTCAAACAGGAAGGAAAAGGGTTTTCAGTGCAACCGCAGCGATGGATCGTCGAACGCACTTGGGCCTGGTTAGAAAATGGACGTGCATTGACACGAGATTATGAACGGTTGCCAGAAAATCATGAAGGGATGGTCTATATCGCAATGATTCGGTTGATGCTGCGGCGATTAGAAAATAATCGCAGAAGGGGGAAACAAAAAACAGCTTAA
- a CDS encoding tetratricopeptide repeat protein — MSPADASSPNPLFAIPLLNRAKDQYAKGHYEAAIASCNEALAFNPNLQTIYSCRGRCYLELKNYDAALADQNHAIELQPDSAQVYCDRGLTYITLEQPQNAFSDYNRAVELKPNLIEARVGRSAAQLRLKEYESVLADCDYVLKRNPELLSVYEIRAAAHQGMEDISGMLKDLNYSTNLKLLTERHNAKVWMSKGALLSNAGDYDAALKHLDHSLQLDPALADAWMSRGVVKAALEDYPNALEDLNHALQIDANSVDAYLNRGVVYLQMKLYQEAIQDCDRALQLDEHSLEAYSLRSQVNLELGLHQEVIQDCDRALEINSELALFYFIKGAALLYMGQYRSALGEFLEQHRLTLEPSTGNYYRIALVQYWLRMDDDAIANFDRVIELEPQSIAAYYYRGNLRLRMGDSPEARQQQRVVALQDFQQARALETTDGNQLFPDNEYAYYIRGVTRGRMGQREDAIADLQQALNLCQTRFNRAFVQVVRNRLDQINP, encoded by the coding sequence ATGTCTCCTGCCGATGCTTCCTCTCCTAATCCCTTATTTGCGATTCCACTCTTAAATCGTGCCAAAGATCAGTACGCGAAAGGACACTATGAAGCGGCGATCGCATCTTGTAATGAAGCTCTAGCATTCAATCCAAATTTGCAGACGATTTATAGCTGTCGGGGACGCTGTTATCTTGAGCTAAAAAATTATGATGCCGCATTAGCGGATCAGAACCACGCGATCGAATTACAACCAGATTCTGCCCAGGTATATTGCGATCGAGGACTCACGTACATCACGTTAGAACAGCCCCAAAATGCTTTTTCAGACTATAACCGGGCAGTGGAGTTGAAGCCCAATTTGATAGAAGCTCGTGTTGGTCGCAGTGCAGCTCAATTGCGACTCAAAGAGTATGAAAGTGTCCTTGCAGACTGTGATTATGTCTTAAAACGCAATCCAGAACTTCTCAGCGTTTATGAGATCAGAGCTGCGGCTCATCAGGGCATGGAAGACATTTCAGGCATGCTAAAGGACTTGAATTACAGCACGAATTTAAAACTGTTGACAGAGCGTCACAATGCTAAGGTCTGGATGTCTAAAGGGGCACTGCTCTCTAACGCTGGCGATTACGATGCTGCACTGAAACATCTGGATCACTCACTACAACTTGATCCAGCGCTAGCAGATGCCTGGATGTCTAGAGGCGTGGTAAAGGCTGCACTAGAAGATTACCCCAATGCGTTAGAAGACTTAAATCATGCGCTGCAAATTGATGCGAATTCTGTAGATGCTTACTTAAATCGTGGAGTGGTTTATTTGCAGATGAAATTGTATCAAGAGGCAATTCAAGATTGCGATCGCGCCCTGCAACTCGATGAACATTCCTTAGAAGCTTATTCCCTGCGGAGCCAGGTCAATTTGGAATTGGGTTTGCACCAGGAGGTGATTCAAGATTGCGATCGCGCCCTAGAAATTAATTCTGAGTTAGCTCTTTTCTATTTCATCAAAGGGGCAGCTCTTTTATACATGGGTCAATATCGTTCTGCTCTTGGTGAGTTTTTAGAACAACACCGTTTAACACTTGAACCCTCTACTGGAAATTATTACAGAATTGCGCTCGTGCAATATTGGTTGAGGATGGATGATGATGCGATCGCCAATTTCGATCGCGTGATAGAACTCGAACCCCAATCGATTGCAGCTTACTATTATCGCGGCAATCTTCGCTTGAGAATGGGCGATTCTCCTGAAGCGAGACAGCAGCAACGCGTGGTTGCCCTTCAGGATTTTCAACAGGCAAGAGCACTTGAAACAACGGATGGTAATCAGTTATTCCCTGACAATGAATATGCCTATTACATTCGAGGGGTTACCCGCGGTCGCATGGGGCAGCGAGAGGACGCAATTGCAGATTTGCAGCAAGCCCTTAACCTTTGTCAAACCCGTTTTAATCGTGCGTTTGTACAAGTGGTGAGAAACAGGTTAGATCAGATCAACCCATGA
- a CDS encoding alr0857 family protein encodes MLKLNYTDVGLYMERTITNPELLIAQRVLLAMRLGQTRPVEPGHASFLLPADIPELEVLEMALHQEYGSVVTLIAVDEEFVEVRLSGSWIAEDKDAHEGMFLAVMSVYPEGGTASHRTEFLIYKLWQMSETYVSSPA; translated from the coding sequence ATGTTGAAGCTGAACTACACCGATGTTGGGCTGTACATGGAGCGCACCATAACCAACCCCGAACTGTTGATTGCCCAGCGCGTGCTTCTGGCAATGCGGTTAGGGCAAACGCGACCTGTTGAACCCGGTCATGCCTCCTTTCTGCTGCCTGCTGATATTCCCGAACTGGAAGTGCTAGAGATGGCACTACATCAGGAGTACGGCTCAGTAGTCACCCTCATTGCTGTAGATGAGGAGTTTGTAGAAGTGAGACTGAGCGGAAGCTGGATTGCTGAGGACAAGGACGCTCATGAAGGGATGTTCTTGGCGGTGATGAGCGTTTACCCCGAAGGGGGAACTGCTTCGCACCGCACCGAGTTCTTGATCTACAAGTTGTGGCAGATGAGCGAAACCTACGTTTCCTCTCCAGCTTAG
- a CDS encoding WD40 repeat domain-containing protein, with translation MSNDVTPKIDALLDVFDSDEGIDLIIQALGDPVRQVRETARWLLQETNSEASEQALRNYPYAQMQLLHTIAGRGWGTNYFVISTDKKVLLSDCHSGQSGYAIATINVWNLRTGELTDTLYITHEYLGIGQDGQIIVTSFQPFVTVHEDWDIQPRRRGRLLKDQPADIASLTVSYDGSIIAGGGYQHDARSEFLGRIAVWDLQADQLIHLLEWKPTRYTSRPLPLMISPDASLLLSQDNDRLDLHRLWSLQTGELLHVFETSPYWFADAIANTSDGRCIVSGIRDKSVKVWDLNTDQILCSFPGCPPTAMTPDGKVLAYCNDANAIILWDLEVNQEIRTLSENSSSIRAICLSSDREWVVSYDGDQTIKIYGLLEA, from the coding sequence GTGAGTAATGACGTAACTCCAAAAATTGATGCTCTCTTAGATGTCTTTGACTCTGATGAAGGCATTGATTTGATAATCCAGGCTTTAGGCGATCCAGTCCGACAGGTTAGGGAGACTGCTCGTTGGCTACTGCAAGAGACGAACAGTGAAGCGTCTGAGCAGGCATTGAGGAATTATCCCTATGCACAAATGCAGCTTTTACACACCATTGCAGGACGCGGATGGGGAACAAACTATTTTGTGATTAGTACAGATAAAAAAGTACTGCTAAGTGACTGCCATAGCGGACAGAGTGGATATGCCATCGCAACCATCAATGTTTGGAATCTACGAACAGGTGAATTAACAGATACTTTGTACATAACCCATGAATATTTGGGCATTGGACAAGATGGGCAAATTATCGTTACAAGCTTTCAACCCTTCGTCACAGTGCATGAAGATTGGGATATACAACCTCGACGTCGGGGTCGTTTATTAAAGGATCAACCTGCCGATATTGCTTCGCTCACTGTTAGCTACGACGGTTCAATCATCGCTGGTGGAGGATATCAACATGACGCGCGATCGGAATTTTTAGGACGAATTGCAGTATGGGATTTACAGGCAGATCAACTCATTCACCTGCTTGAATGGAAACCGACCCGATACACATCCCGTCCCTTGCCGCTGATGATTAGCCCAGATGCATCTCTCTTGCTTAGCCAAGACAACGATCGCCTTGACCTTCACCGCTTATGGAGCTTACAAACCGGAGAGTTACTTCATGTCTTTGAAACATCTCCCTACTGGTTTGCAGATGCGATCGCCAATACCTCAGATGGACGCTGTATCGTTAGTGGGATTCGAGACAAGTCAGTCAAAGTTTGGGATCTTAATACAGATCAAATTCTTTGCTCTTTCCCAGGATGCCCACCTACAGCAATGACTCCTGATGGTAAAGTGCTTGCTTATTGCAATGACGCAAATGCAATTATTCTTTGGGATCTAGAGGTTAATCAAGAGATTCGCACGTTGTCAGAAAACTCGTCATCGATTCGAGCAATTTGTCTCAGTTCCGATCGGGAGTGGGTTGTGAGTTATGACGGAGACCAAACCATCAAGATTTATGGACTACTTGAAGCATAA
- a CDS encoding WD40 repeat domain-containing protein: protein MRSPFSNHPDYVGFRRLATLSSPNLNQIALTPDGKTIVGREVDGKTLRFWDADTGALLRTFTADESSQHISVAKHGKTLIDLKNDGMVSLWNLSTDQPICTIDGRDFEFSDWALSWNSQWFAGRNNNLVKVWQTETGNLVYQFSLVPDLPHQPEGKSYYPKRMFVKER from the coding sequence ATGAGATCGCCTTTCTCAAACCACCCCGACTACGTCGGATTCCGACGTTTAGCGACGCTCAGTAGCCCGAATCTCAATCAAATTGCTCTCACTCCTGATGGCAAAACGATTGTCGGTCGAGAGGTGGATGGTAAAACCCTGCGATTTTGGGATGCAGACACGGGGGCATTATTACGAACCTTCACAGCCGATGAATCGAGCCAACATATCAGCGTGGCGAAACATGGAAAAACCCTGATTGACCTTAAAAATGACGGAATGGTGAGCCTATGGAATTTAAGCACAGACCAGCCAATTTGTACGATCGACGGGCGAGATTTTGAGTTTTCCGATTGGGCACTGAGTTGGAATAGTCAATGGTTTGCAGGGCGTAACAATAATCTGGTAAAGGTTTGGCAGACTGAGACGGGCAATCTGGTTTATCAGTTTTCGCTCGTGCCCGACCTGCCGCATCAGCCTGAGGGCAAGTCCTACTATCCTAAGAGAATGTTTGTAAAAGAGCGTTAA
- a CDS encoding transposase has translation MREPEKEAERTMGKLKTYGSDLTDAEWQRIEPLLPPDKPVGGLREVDLREVLDAIFYRQDNGVKWRNLPADFPAWQTVDGYFRLWVRLGVWEAINVTLVGQVRQLEGRAAEPSLGIIDSQSVRLGEKGGRKLALTATKR, from the coding sequence ATGAGGGAACCAGAGAAGGAGGCAGAACGGACAATGGGAAAACTCAAAACCTACGGCAGTGATTTAACCGATGCGGAATGGCAAAGGATTGAGCCTTTACTGCCTCCGGATAAACCAGTTGGAGGCTTGCGGGAAGTGGATTTACGCGAAGTGTTAGACGCGATTTTTTACCGTCAGGATAATGGGGTGAAATGGCGTAACCTACCCGCAGACTTTCCGGCGTGGCAAACCGTGGATGGATACTTTCGATTGTGGGTTCGTCTAGGGGTGTGGGAGGCAATTAATGTGACGTTAGTGGGGCAGGTGCGGCAGTTGGAAGGGCGAGCGGCAGAACCGAGTTTAGGGATCATCGATAGCCAGTCTGTGCGACTGGGAGAAAAAGGGGGGAGGAAATTGGCATTGACGGCTACAAAAAGGTGA
- a CDS encoding TetR/AcrR family transcriptional regulator has product MPIEEYRKNVAEQKRQAILDAAIENFLAIGYERTTLDMVAKSAGVSTATVYKHFSTKRALFGSIMERIWETGIDLSDSVGQGTDSVAILTAIGHEYAQLLRQPQVEALFRVIIAEAPRFPELGEELYYRGKEPYLKRLHTYLQKESELKRFHIEDIPLAARQFLGMINDVIFWPRFLVMNLEISEEEVEHVVTEAVQTFLARYKNKRKIVKNACVVD; this is encoded by the coding sequence ATGCCCATTGAGGAGTACCGCAAAAATGTTGCTGAACAAAAGCGACAGGCAATTCTGGATGCGGCGATCGAAAACTTTCTGGCGATCGGTTATGAGCGCACCACGTTGGATATGGTGGCAAAGAGTGCAGGGGTTTCGACTGCAACGGTCTATAAGCATTTCTCCACCAAACGCGCCTTATTCGGCAGTATTATGGAGCGCATTTGGGAAACGGGGATCGATCTCTCTGATTCCGTTGGGCAAGGAACAGATTCAGTGGCGATTTTGACGGCGATCGGTCACGAATATGCTCAACTCTTACGGCAACCCCAGGTAGAAGCCCTGTTCCGGGTGATCATTGCCGAAGCTCCACGCTTTCCTGAACTGGGAGAGGAATTGTACTATCGCGGTAAAGAGCCTTACTTAAAACGCCTCCACACCTATTTGCAAAAGGAAAGTGAACTCAAGCGATTTCACATTGAGGATATTCCCCTGGCAGCACGACAGTTTTTAGGGATGATTAATGATGTTATTTTTTGGCCTCGCTTTCTGGTGATGAATTTAGAGATTTCAGAAGAGGAGGTTGAACACGTTGTGACGGAAGCTGTTCAAACGTTTCTAGCCCGCTATAAAAACAAACGGAAAATCGTAAAGAATGCCTGCGTTGTTGACTAG
- a CDS encoding HNH endonuclease, protein MQTEQRQKIPILQNQVVVFSKNYLPLARINLKRAIVLLVTGQAEALEFSSTQQWEVRSPSLVLQIPNHIRLTSGNPERHWKVPPVNRREVFRRDNHTCQYCGSAKYLTLDHVIPRSKGGSHTWGNVVAACEKCNSSKGDRLLHETPMVLKTKPKAPMHPAIAFAEQFWKEQQPVDT, encoded by the coding sequence ATGCAGACTGAGCAGCGACAGAAGATTCCAATACTCCAAAACCAGGTCGTGGTGTTCTCTAAGAACTACCTGCCCCTGGCACGAATCAACCTTAAACGGGCGATCGTTTTGCTTGTGACCGGACAGGCAGAGGCCCTGGAGTTCAGCAGCACCCAGCAATGGGAAGTACGCTCTCCCAGTCTCGTACTACAAATTCCAAATCATATCCGGTTGACCAGTGGCAATCCAGAGCGGCACTGGAAGGTTCCTCCGGTCAATCGTCGGGAGGTCTTCCGCCGCGACAACCATACCTGTCAGTACTGCGGCAGCGCCAAGTACCTGACGCTGGATCACGTCATTCCCCGATCAAAAGGCGGAAGCCATACATGGGGCAACGTGGTTGCTGCGTGCGAGAAGTGTAATTCCAGTAAGGGCGATCGCCTCTTACACGAAACCCCAATGGTGCTGAAGACCAAACCCAAAGCACCAATGCATCCAGCAATCGCCTTTGCGGAGCAGTTTTGGAAAGAACAGCAACCTGTTGACACCTGA